Below is a window of Rhizobium tumorigenes DNA.
TGCTACGAGAAGCAGGGCGCCCCACCCGGTCGAACCGAAGCCCAGCAGTTGCAATGTCGACATCTGTTATTCCGAAATGGCGAAAACATTGGATGCCCCCGGTCCTATCGACCGGAGGCATCTGTTGGAAGTTATTTCGGGCTGACGTCGGTCTTGAACCACTTCATCGACAGGGTCTTGACGGTGCCATCGGCGAGTGCCGACTTGATGGCCGCGCTGAACATGTCGCGCAGGTCTGTATCGGACTTGCGAACGCCGAGGCCTTCGCCGATACCCCAGATGGGTCCGGCAATCTGCGGGCCGGAGAAGCCGAGCGCGCCATTGGCTGCTTCGAAGGCGGTTTCGAAATAGACGGCGTCGTCAAAGCCGAGATCTATACGGCCGTTCTGCAGGTCGAGGTCGCGATCGGCGCCGGTCTTGTATTCGCGGATCGTGGCGATGTCTGCAAAGTTGTCATAGACGAACTTGGCGTAGACTGTGGCGGCCTGGATACCGATTGTCTTGCCTTTGAAGGCTTTCTTCAGCGCTTCGATCTCCGCCACGCCCGTCTGGCCGGGTGCCATGGTGATGGTCTTGCCGGTGCCGGCAGCATTCGCCAGCGGGCTGTCCTTGGCGACGGCAAAGGCTGCTGGCGTCGCAGCATATGGAACGGTGAAGTCGATGACCTGCTTGCGCTCGTCGGTGATCGACAGGGCATCCATGATGATGTCGAACTTGCCGGCGTTGAGCGCCGGGATCATGCCGTCCCAATCGGAGGCCACGAGCTTGCACTCGACCTTGGCCTTCTCGCAGAGCACCTTGGCCAGCTCCGGCTCGAAGCCGCCCAGCGTGCCATCGGCATTGGTCATGTTCCAGGGCGCATAGGCGCCTTCGAGCGTGATGGTGACGGTTTTCCAGTCCTTGGCTTCGGCGGCAGGTCCGGCAAGGGTGGCCAGCGCCACGGCGCCCGATAGTAGCAATGCATTGATTTTCATGGTCTCTCCTCTGGGGGCAAAATTGGCCGCGTCGTTGCACTGCCGGTCTGTGCCGGGTTGCTGCCTCGACATGGCCTCGGTGTAAAATGGTTTAAAGCCAATGCACCATATGAGATTTCGGAGGCGCGGCAAGCCGCCCCTTATTTAATATGCAAATTTGATTGCTGCTTAAGGATTGGGCGATCCAGTCTGCGTCTCGCATAGGCCTCG
It encodes the following:
- a CDS encoding transporter substrate-binding domain-containing protein, whose protein sequence is MKINALLLSGAVALATLAGPAAEAKDWKTVTITLEGAYAPWNMTNADGTLGGFEPELAKVLCEKAKVECKLVASDWDGMIPALNAGKFDIIMDALSITDERKQVIDFTVPYAATPAAFAVAKDSPLANAAGTGKTITMAPGQTGVAEIEALKKAFKGKTIGIQAATVYAKFVYDNFADIATIREYKTGADRDLDLQNGRIDLGFDDAVYFETAFEAANGALGFSGPQIAGPIWGIGEGLGVRKSDTDLRDMFSAAIKSALADGTVKTLSMKWFKTDVSPK